The Maridesulfovibrio ferrireducens genome contains a region encoding:
- the fetB gene encoding iron export ABC transporter permease subunit FetB, producing the protein MTTSFISISWPQLMIALSLVTISGAVSVFYQLKLEKDLAIGAVRTFLQLFAMGYLLNALFGLNNALLVMGLYAVMAFFSVRIVHGRVKEKSVSYLFPTTVAVLFSCTLITALVTKVVIGADPWWTPQYFIPIGGMVAGNSMNALAISLERLFSELRNRRDEVEMMLCHGADFKEATVDIFRKALRAGMIPSINAMMGVGLVSIPGMMTGQILAGANPEEAVRYQIVVMFMLVASTALSSIIVLLLVRRRCFSSAMTLVLKK; encoded by the coding sequence ATGACAACTTCTTTTATATCTATTTCATGGCCGCAATTAATGATTGCGCTTAGTCTTGTGACTATTTCGGGCGCAGTTTCAGTATTTTATCAATTGAAACTGGAGAAAGATCTTGCCATAGGTGCCGTTCGTACTTTCTTGCAGCTGTTTGCAATGGGCTATCTGCTGAACGCTCTTTTCGGGCTTAATAATGCCTTGCTGGTGATGGGGTTGTACGCTGTAATGGCTTTCTTTTCCGTGCGTATTGTTCACGGGCGGGTAAAGGAAAAAAGTGTATCTTATCTGTTTCCTACAACGGTGGCAGTTCTTTTCAGCTGCACTCTTATTACCGCGTTGGTGACAAAAGTAGTTATCGGCGCTGATCCGTGGTGGACTCCTCAATATTTTATTCCGATTGGCGGCATGGTGGCGGGAAATTCTATGAATGCTCTTGCTATCTCGCTCGAGCGGTTGTTTTCTGAACTTAGAAATCGTCGCGATGAAGTGGAAATGATGCTTTGTCACGGAGCGGATTTTAAGGAAGCCACGGTCGATATTTTTCGTAAAGCTTTGCGCGCGGGCATGATTCCGTCGATTAACGCTATGATGGGTGTAGGGCTGGTTTCAATTCCCGGTATGATGACAGGTCAGATTCTGGCAGGAGCAAATCCTGAAGAGGCTGTGCGCTATCAGATTGTCGTCATGTTTATGCTTGTTGCTTCGACTGCGCTTTCATCGATTATTGTGCTTCTGCTGGTACGGAGACGTTGTTTTTCTTCTGCTATGACCTTGGTTCTTAAAAAATAG
- a CDS encoding ABC transporter ATP-binding protein, producing MNIPQPDEVEQGVPVLEFKNVNFSWPDGLELNDISFAVPAGQFVLISGPSGAGKSTLLRLAVRLEEVQQGAILLRGTSIDTFYPPELRTRIGFVQQTPIVLPGSVRDNLLMPFTLQIRKKSITPDDKFLMVWMEKLALEGVSLDAEASSLSVGQRQRICLIRSVLSKPDAICFDEPTSSLDRESRERVEEVAEDLAKQEIAILMVSHTSYHPTCPHMHITVADGKVEVL from the coding sequence ATGAACATTCCACAACCGGATGAAGTTGAGCAGGGCGTTCCTGTTCTAGAATTTAAAAACGTGAATTTCAGTTGGCCCGATGGGCTTGAGTTGAATGATATCTCTTTTGCTGTGCCTGCGGGGCAATTTGTTCTGATTTCAGGGCCGTCCGGTGCGGGCAAGTCTACTTTACTTCGTCTTGCCGTCCGGCTGGAAGAAGTACAGCAGGGCGCAATTCTTTTGCGCGGTACTTCAATTGATACTTTCTATCCGCCGGAACTCAGAACCAGAATCGGCTTTGTTCAGCAGACTCCTATTGTTCTGCCCGGTAGTGTTCGTGATAATCTCCTGATGCCGTTCACTCTGCAAATCAGAAAGAAATCCATCACTCCAGATGATAAATTTCTCATGGTATGGATGGAAAAACTTGCTCTTGAGGGAGTTTCGCTTGATGCGGAAGCCAGTTCTCTTTCGGTGGGGCAACGGCAGAGAATATGTCTTATCAGGTCTGTTTTGAGTAAGCCGGATGCTATTTGTTTTGATGAGCCTACAAGCTCGCTTGACCGCGAAAGCCGGGAACGGGTTGAGGAAGTTGCGGAAGATCTGGCAAAGCAGGAGATTGCCATATTAATGGTAAGTCACACCAGCTATCACCCGACATGTCCGCATATGCATATTACCGTGGCAGACGGCAAAGTTGAGGTGCTCTGA
- a CDS encoding AsmA family protein — protein sequence MSFFRAIRILLLTGLSLVVLTVLSVAAILFFEIPVDATLLKPSLEKVSSYALGRKVTFGGELKFVTSLSPAIEVADVTIANPPGFSDKNFAVLKFARLHVNALKLLAAKIEIHELTVEGIRLNLESKQDGSVNWDMEIKGTGATDHLKIEPESADLKSAKNHLELTSDSLSIQKILFKDIQVTEIVPGLRSEYRIDECNGAGRAGEPFYLDFKGIIGAHPYTIGVKVGSLSEFLATQKSWAEINGEIARTQFALTGEVQLPSSTGFANLSVSVKGENLTTLNSLLKVDLPPFKNYGIICELNARKGKASLRKLDVRVGESRLVGSGSLSNYIAKVPGTKAKPDIKTQLTAELIQLDDFNLDGWSPSGGSQDEPSVNATSKIDVEVDSGSEVRHLLSPELMNSLDAQFKFEAKEVKKGKSSLGRGVLAITLKNGVLSIDPLDLYIPGGAAHFDGTFAITTQGVNAGINALIDKFDYGIIAREAKPDTDMGGLISLDISLKSEAPDFNSIMEYANGHFRIGAKPQNLESGIIDLWAVNLFTAVMDSVEKEKSKINCAILQMGIKNGMMDSESIVVDTSKMRIFGKAAIDFKKRNIDLEAAPTPKRPEFFNLATPVAVHGTFKDFGIKLSALNLVGTVVSFVVSPVVVPIERIFVKDLPVDGSDVCFMDFTKQESFSDNMKNATAQPRRVIKKKGKVK from the coding sequence ATGTCTTTTTTCAGGGCTATTCGCATACTTTTATTAACGGGTTTAAGTTTGGTGGTTCTGACTGTCCTTTCTGTTGCCGCAATCCTTTTTTTTGAGATTCCGGTTGATGCTACTTTGCTTAAACCTTCTTTGGAAAAAGTATCTTCCTATGCCTTAGGTCGCAAAGTTACATTCGGCGGAGAGCTTAAGTTTGTTACGTCCCTCAGTCCCGCTATTGAAGTTGCTGATGTTACTATAGCCAACCCCCCCGGTTTTTCAGATAAAAATTTTGCTGTTCTGAAATTCGCAAGACTGCATGTTAATGCCCTAAAATTATTGGCTGCGAAGATTGAAATTCACGAGCTTACGGTTGAAGGGATTCGACTTAATCTTGAAAGTAAGCAGGACGGTTCCGTTAATTGGGATATGGAGATCAAAGGTACCGGAGCCACGGATCATCTGAAAATTGAACCTGAATCTGCGGATCTGAAATCTGCGAAGAATCATTTAGAGCTGACCTCCGATTCTTTAAGCATCCAGAAAATTTTATTTAAAGATATTCAAGTTACCGAAATAGTTCCCGGACTAAGATCAGAGTATCGTATTGATGAATGCAATGGAGCTGGTAGGGCCGGGGAACCTTTTTATCTGGATTTTAAGGGGATAATAGGTGCGCATCCTTATACTATTGGTGTGAAGGTCGGATCTCTTTCAGAATTTTTAGCAACGCAGAAAAGCTGGGCGGAAATAAATGGTGAGATTGCCCGGACTCAGTTCGCTCTGACTGGAGAAGTACAACTTCCATCTTCAACCGGATTTGCCAATCTAAGTGTTTCAGTAAAGGGGGAGAATCTAACTACTTTAAATTCTTTACTTAAAGTTGACCTTCCTCCTTTTAAAAATTACGGAATCATTTGCGAATTGAACGCACGAAAAGGTAAGGCCAGTCTGCGAAAACTGGATGTGCGGGTAGGGGAAAGCAGGTTGGTCGGTAGCGGAAGTTTATCTAATTATATCGCTAAAGTGCCCGGGACAAAGGCGAAACCGGACATAAAAACGCAGCTTACAGCCGAATTGATTCAGCTTGATGATTTTAATTTGGACGGCTGGTCCCCTTCCGGTGGAAGTCAGGATGAGCCATCCGTTAATGCTACTTCGAAAATTGATGTTGAGGTGGATTCCGGCTCTGAGGTCAGACATCTTTTAAGTCCCGAACTTATGAACAGTCTGGATGCCCAGTTTAAATTTGAAGCAAAGGAAGTTAAAAAAGGTAAGAGCAGTCTTGGGCGCGGAGTGCTGGCTATAACTCTTAAAAACGGCGTGCTCTCCATTGATCCTCTGGATTTATATATCCCCGGGGGCGCAGCTCACTTTGACGGAACCTTTGCTATAACAACACAGGGAGTTAATGCCGGCATTAATGCTCTGATAGATAAATTCGATTACGGTATTATAGCCCGAGAAGCCAAACCTGATACGGATATGGGCGGGCTTATCAGTTTGGATATTTCTTTAAAGTCCGAAGCACCGGATTTTAATTCTATTATGGAATATGCAAATGGTCATTTCCGCATCGGTGCCAAGCCTCAGAATCTTGAGTCAGGAATTATTGATCTTTGGGCAGTAAACCTGTTTACCGCTGTTATGGACAGTGTGGAAAAGGAAAAGTCAAAAATAAACTGCGCTATACTTCAAATGGGCATTAAGAACGGTATGATGGATTCCGAATCCATTGTGGTTGATACGTCAAAGATGCGAATCTTTGGAAAGGCCGCGATTGATTTTAAGAAGCGCAATATTGACCTTGAAGCCGCACCTACACCGAAGCGGCCTGAGTTTTTCAATCTTGCGACTCCGGTGGCTGTTCACGGGACCTTTAAAGACTTCGGCATCAAACTCAGTGCGTTGAATCTTGTCGGCACAGTTGTTTCGTTTGTCGTCAGTCCGGTTGTCGTGCCTATAGAGCGTATATTTGTGAAAGACCTTCCCGTTGACGGCTCTGATGTATGTTTTATGGATTTTACGAAACAGGAAAGTTTTTCTGATAATATGAAGAATGCAACTGCTCAGCCCCGCCGTGTGATCAAGAAGAAAGGTAAGGTTAAATAG
- a CDS encoding HDOD domain-containing protein has translation MTINKNNINSETKKAAEEYVEHIFYQSDSDCKIVKMLKEDANERVYHDMVDNPDEFKQKPQLLSIEPWNGTKPSSPLEFLRKKKVVLPSLPQVLIQIKRVINDPQSTIDDLVAVISKDPKLVAAVLRLANSSIYNLSEKIDTPSKAVAVLGLKKAGLLSLGTVSLSMFKKSEVAVLELEKFWKHSIACGIIAQEIARTAKLGDPEHFFVSGLLHDIGVQIIFESEKSLALELIRVAETRQISFYEAETEVLGFNHAVLGGIISKDWDLPQTLIRAATGHHDPEIIKTDPEAAVVHIADYIARALGYELGLSTTIGNLNKDALKNIEITAEQIKELIPEFKILIGETFKILTPE, from the coding sequence ATGACTATCAATAAAAATAACATTAATTCAGAGACTAAGAAAGCAGCAGAAGAGTATGTCGAACATATTTTCTACCAGTCAGACAGTGACTGTAAAATAGTAAAAATGTTGAAAGAAGATGCAAATGAAAGGGTTTACCATGACATGGTTGATAACCCCGATGAGTTCAAACAAAAACCTCAGCTTTTATCTATTGAGCCTTGGAATGGTACAAAGCCTTCAAGCCCTCTTGAATTTTTAAGGAAAAAGAAAGTCGTGCTGCCTTCTTTACCGCAAGTTTTAATTCAAATTAAACGTGTCATTAACGATCCCCAAAGTACTATTGATGATCTAGTTGCAGTAATCAGCAAAGACCCTAAACTAGTTGCGGCAGTACTGCGCCTTGCCAACAGTAGCATATATAATCTTAGCGAGAAGATTGACACGCCAAGCAAAGCAGTTGCTGTTTTGGGCTTAAAAAAGGCGGGGCTTTTATCTCTTGGAACAGTGTCACTCAGTATGTTTAAAAAGTCTGAAGTTGCCGTTCTTGAACTTGAAAAATTCTGGAAACACTCCATAGCCTGCGGAATAATTGCTCAGGAAATTGCCCGCACGGCAAAACTTGGCGATCCTGAACATTTCTTTGTGTCGGGTCTTCTCCACGACATTGGAGTTCAAATAATTTTTGAAAGTGAAAAAAGTCTTGCTCTCGAACTGATTCGTGTCGCCGAAACAAGGCAAATAAGTTTTTATGAAGCAGAAACGGAAGTGCTGGGATTTAATCATGCGGTTCTGGGAGGAATTATCAGCAAAGACTGGGATCTTCCGCAAACACTTATAAGAGCCGCTACCGGTCATCACGATCCGGAAATAATCAAAACAGATCCTGAAGCCGCAGTTGTCCATATTGCTGATTACATCGCCAGAGCTCTTGGCTATGAACTTGGATTGTCAACGACTATAGGCAATTTAAATAAAGACGCATTAAAAAATATAGAAATAACTGCTGAGCAAATTAAAGAACTGATTCCTGAATTTAAAATATTGATTGGTGAAACTTTTAAAATACTGACCCCAGAATAA
- a CDS encoding M48 family metalloprotease, with amino-acid sequence MSKTKATEEISRRQALKLIAGGTLGVLTGCAVNPVTGEQQLMLVSKQEEIQLDKQNSPHQFSADYGAVQDSEINQYVTQVGQSLAATSHRPDMPYNFRCVNANYVNAYAFPGGSIACTRGIMLKLENEAELAALIGHEIGHVNARHTAARMSSSMATQGVLAIGAGVLATQNSDLAPLAAGLGGIGASLLLANYSRADERQADSLGMNYMNKAGYDTEGMVGLMDELNKLHKTEPSFVQQMFASHPMSRERYDDAVKQRNTTYAGKHGKILRERYMDNIASIRKIQPAIEEMQKGEESMSKRAFVNAEEHFSKALKIAPSDYVGLLLMSKCQMAQNKNREAIQFAEHAKNVYPAEAQALQIAGILNFETKQYKQALVDFNGYDKRLPGNSMITFFKGISYEALGNRRMAASEYYKFLQNNREGKYAKHAYGRLSSWGYTQ; translated from the coding sequence ATGTCCAAGACAAAAGCAACAGAAGAGATATCCAGAAGACAAGCGCTTAAACTGATTGCCGGGGGCACGTTAGGTGTTCTTACCGGATGTGCTGTTAATCCCGTTACCGGTGAACAGCAGCTCATGCTAGTTTCAAAGCAAGAAGAAATACAGCTCGACAAACAGAACTCGCCTCATCAATTTTCTGCCGACTATGGCGCTGTGCAGGACAGTGAAATCAATCAATACGTCACACAGGTGGGGCAATCTCTCGCCGCCACCAGTCACAGACCGGACATGCCCTATAATTTCCGCTGCGTGAATGCCAATTACGTCAACGCGTACGCTTTTCCCGGCGGCAGCATTGCCTGTACCCGCGGTATTATGCTCAAGCTCGAAAACGAAGCAGAACTAGCCGCGCTGATAGGTCACGAAATAGGCCACGTAAATGCAAGACACACAGCCGCACGCATGAGTTCCAGCATGGCAACTCAGGGTGTTCTCGCCATAGGTGCCGGAGTTCTCGCGACACAGAACAGCGACCTTGCCCCGCTGGCAGCCGGACTTGGCGGAATAGGTGCAAGCCTGCTTCTCGCCAACTATTCCCGTGCCGACGAACGACAGGCGGACAGCCTCGGCATGAACTATATGAACAAAGCGGGATATGACACGGAAGGTATGGTCGGCCTTATGGATGAGCTCAATAAGCTGCACAAAACGGAACCTTCATTCGTACAGCAGATGTTTGCCTCCCACCCCATGAGCAGAGAACGCTACGACGACGCAGTTAAACAACGCAACACAACCTACGCCGGTAAGCACGGTAAAATTCTGCGTGAACGATACATGGACAACATCGCCTCCATCCGCAAAATCCAGCCTGCCATTGAAGAGATGCAAAAAGGTGAAGAATCCATGAGCAAAAGGGCTTTTGTAAACGCTGAGGAACACTTTTCCAAAGCCCTCAAAATTGCGCCAAGCGATTATGTAGGGCTGTTGCTCATGTCTAAATGTCAAATGGCACAGAACAAAAACAGAGAAGCAATACAATTTGCTGAACACGCCAAGAATGTTTATCCGGCCGAAGCACAGGCTCTCCAGATTGCGGGAATATTAAACTTTGAAACAAAGCAATATAAACAGGCATTAGTTGATTTTAATGGGTACGATAAAAGGTTGCCCGGCAACTCCATGATTACTTTTTTCAAAGGAATTTCCTACGAAGCTTTAGGAAACCGCCGCATGGCCGCGAGTGAATATTACAAATTCCTCCAAAACAATCGTGAAGGCAAATATGCTAAGCACGCATATGGACGGCTTAGTTCATGGGGATATACGCAATAG
- a CDS encoding ABC transporter substrate-binding protein, protein MNRKATFTLLIMALLYFATPFSAHAAEKLVFSGIESINSDISFKVLEEAYGRIGIEIELKHYPILRALHSSDSGIVDGELFKKKGLDNKYPNLTMIHVPVNNIESMVLTNKSSPPFTDWQSLAPFRIGIYRGVAFTKEKTAKAGCTQVFELDTHDQMIKMLEINRIDAAIVARIAGLIILRKAGPTEIKLTEPPLESFPVYHYLNKKHSNLVPKLTAVLKQMQKERRIQQIREEIIQKEFGTLGRM, encoded by the coding sequence ATGAACCGCAAGGCAACTTTTACACTCCTCATAATGGCACTATTGTATTTTGCTACGCCATTTTCTGCACATGCCGCGGAAAAACTTGTCTTTTCAGGTATTGAATCCATTAACTCTGATATAAGCTTTAAAGTCCTTGAAGAAGCATATGGACGTATCGGAATTGAAATAGAACTAAAACATTATCCGATCCTGCGTGCATTACACTCATCCGATTCAGGCATTGTGGATGGTGAATTATTCAAAAAAAAAGGACTCGATAATAAATATCCCAACCTCACAATGATTCATGTCCCTGTGAACAACATTGAATCTATGGTTCTCACTAATAAATCATCCCCTCCCTTTACAGACTGGCAATCACTTGCCCCGTTCAGAATAGGAATCTACCGTGGGGTGGCTTTTACAAAAGAAAAAACAGCAAAGGCCGGTTGCACTCAAGTCTTCGAATTAGACACACATGATCAAATGATCAAAATGCTTGAAATAAACAGAATTGACGCGGCTATTGTCGCAAGAATTGCCGGATTGATTATTTTACGAAAAGCCGGACCAACCGAAATAAAGCTTACTGAACCACCTCTTGAAAGCTTCCCTGTTTATCACTACCTCAATAAAAAACACTCCAACCTCGTTCCCAAACTGACAGCAGTGCTGAAACAAATGCAAAAAGAAAGAAGGATACAGCAAATCCGCGAAGAAATTATTCAAAAGGAATTTGGAACACTTGGCAGGATGTAA
- a CDS encoding ABC transporter substrate-binding protein yields MMHLQKFNLYLLLSILLCFLILPSTVYAESFPKLTLITEEWEPYNFRKNGTIEGISTDVLMLMLERAGSTQARNDIKLYPWARSYKMLQKNTNTLLFSTTRTEEREHMFKWVGPIFNTKYHFYALKNRHIKINSFKDLKKYRIGTIRKDVIEDLLVKNADMNSKDFDQVSSTLQNIIKLSVGRVDLAAQSKESTLNSCKEAGLNPNNFESVFVLDKNSVYYAFNKETPDSVIAILQTVFDNIRNEGKLAEIFKKYGK; encoded by the coding sequence ATGATGCACTTACAAAAGTTTAACCTTTATCTATTATTATCAATTCTTCTATGTTTTCTTATTTTACCTTCTACAGTCTATGCTGAATCCTTTCCCAAACTCACACTTATAACAGAAGAATGGGAACCTTATAATTTCCGAAAAAACGGGACGATAGAAGGTATATCAACCGATGTGCTTATGCTTATGTTAGAAAGAGCAGGTTCTACGCAGGCACGAAATGACATAAAACTATATCCTTGGGCCCGTTCCTATAAAATGCTTCAAAAAAACACCAACACTCTTCTTTTTTCAACAACAAGGACCGAAGAAAGAGAACATATGTTTAAATGGGTCGGCCCAATTTTTAACACAAAATACCATTTTTATGCCCTAAAAAACAGGCACATAAAAATTAACTCATTTAAAGATCTTAAAAAATACCGCATAGGGACAATCAGAAAAGATGTTATCGAAGACCTGCTCGTAAAAAATGCTGACATGAACTCCAAAGATTTTGATCAGGTATCATCAACCTTACAAAATATAATAAAACTATCAGTTGGAAGAGTAGACCTTGCCGCTCAGAGTAAAGAATCCACTCTCAATTCGTGTAAAGAAGCAGGACTCAATCCTAATAATTTTGAATCTGTTTTTGTACTTGATAAAAACAGTGTATATTACGCATTTAATAAAGAAACACCTGATTCCGTAATAGCAATATTGCAAACAGTCTTTGATAATATTAGAAATGAGGGGAAACTGGCTGAAATTTTTAAAAAATATGGGAAATAA
- the thiS gene encoding sulfur carrier protein ThiS, with amino-acid sequence MIVILNGERTEINNNTSVLALLDSKQIAADTVVVELNKEIIPSDTFCNTMLNDGDHLEVLRFVGGG; translated from the coding sequence ATGATTGTCATACTGAATGGGGAAAGAACCGAAATAAACAACAATACGAGCGTACTTGCACTGCTTGATTCCAAGCAAATAGCTGCGGACACAGTCGTTGTTGAATTGAACAAGGAAATAATCCCTTCCGACACTTTCTGTAATACAATGCTAAACGACGGAGATCATCTCGAAGTACTCCGTTTCGTTGGCGGAGGATGA
- a CDS encoding thiazole synthase — translation MSEDLFELGGRKFNSRLLSGTGKFADDSIIPAVCEASGSEIITVALRRVDLESKTDNVINFIPKHMQLLPNTSGARTADEAVRIARLARAMGCGDWIKIEVISDNKYLLPDGYETAKATEILAKEGFIVLPYVNADLYIARSLVDAGAAAVMPLGSPIGTNRGLQTREMVRILIEEISLPIIVDAGIGRPSEACEAMEMGADACLVNTAIATACDPVTMAKAFGRAVKAGREAYLSGPGAKHRQAMASSPLTGFLSED, via the coding sequence ATGAGCGAAGATCTTTTTGAACTCGGTGGTCGCAAATTTAACAGTCGCCTACTTAGCGGTACAGGCAAATTTGCCGATGATTCAATTATTCCTGCTGTATGCGAAGCTTCCGGTTCTGAGATTATCACCGTCGCACTACGCCGGGTTGATCTTGAATCAAAAACTGACAATGTCATTAATTTTATTCCTAAGCACATGCAGCTTCTGCCCAACACTTCCGGAGCAAGAACAGCCGATGAAGCTGTACGCATCGCCCGTTTAGCCAGAGCTATGGGATGCGGAGACTGGATAAAAATCGAAGTTATCTCAGACAACAAATATCTTTTACCTGACGGATACGAGACAGCCAAAGCCACCGAAATTCTTGCCAAAGAAGGTTTCATTGTTCTGCCGTACGTCAATGCTGACCTCTACATAGCACGTTCTCTGGTTGACGCCGGAGCTGCCGCTGTTATGCCTCTCGGCTCACCTATCGGAACAAACCGCGGCCTCCAAACCCGTGAAATGGTACGCATCCTAATTGAAGAAATCTCCCTGCCCATCATCGTTGATGCGGGCATAGGCCGTCCTTCTGAAGCATGCGAAGCAATGGAAATGGGTGCTGACGCATGTCTGGTCAACACTGCTATTGCTACAGCCTGTGATCCCGTCACAATGGCAAAAGCTTTCGGCCGGGCTGTTAAAGCTGGACGCGAAGCATACCTTTCCGGCCCCGGAGCAAAACACCGCCAAGCAATGGCTTCATCTCCTCTTACCGGCTTTTTGAGCGAGGATTAG
- the thiH gene encoding 2-iminoacetate synthase ThiH, producing MSFYPICAEYGALPLAEKFAAVTEDDVRRAINGTTASPEDFMAMLSPAAVPFLEEMAQKANKLTEQYFGKTIQMFTPLYLSNYCTNRCIYCGFNTTNNIKRDHLEPEQVEEEAKAIAATGMKQLLILTGDARTKASPEYLESCTKILSKYFPSISIEIYAMEVEEYAALVKVGVDGMTMFQETYNEELYPTLHPAGPKKDFHFRLNAPERACKAGMRVVNIGALLGLDDWRKDSLLTGIHAAYLQKKYPNVDIAVSLPRMRPHAGSFQPASIATDRDMVQNMLALRLFLPRVGITVSTRESPEFREQILPLGVTKMSAGVSTEVGGHSQKGEKVGQFDISDGRSAAELCADLKKHGYQPVFKDWQCLDEHYGEPI from the coding sequence ATGAGCTTTTATCCCATCTGCGCTGAATACGGAGCTTTACCCCTCGCAGAAAAATTTGCCGCGGTAACAGAAGACGATGTCCGGCGCGCAATAAACGGTACCACAGCCAGCCCCGAAGATTTCATGGCCATGTTAAGCCCTGCGGCTGTCCCCTTTCTCGAAGAAATGGCGCAAAAGGCGAACAAGCTGACTGAGCAGTATTTCGGTAAAACAATTCAAATGTTCACCCCGTTATACCTTTCCAATTACTGCACCAACCGTTGCATATATTGTGGATTCAACACCACAAATAATATCAAACGCGATCATCTGGAGCCGGAACAGGTCGAAGAGGAAGCTAAAGCCATTGCCGCCACGGGAATGAAACAGCTGCTCATCCTTACCGGAGATGCACGCACCAAGGCTTCCCCGGAATACCTTGAATCCTGCACAAAGATTCTCAGCAAGTATTTCCCGTCAATCTCAATTGAAATTTACGCTATGGAAGTTGAGGAATACGCCGCTCTGGTAAAAGTTGGAGTGGACGGGATGACAATGTTCCAAGAGACCTACAACGAGGAACTTTATCCCACGCTGCATCCTGCCGGACCTAAAAAGGATTTCCACTTCCGCCTGAATGCACCGGAGCGTGCTTGCAAAGCGGGAATGCGGGTGGTCAACATCGGTGCTCTGCTTGGACTGGATGACTGGAGAAAAGACTCTCTGCTTACCGGAATCCATGCCGCTTATTTACAGAAAAAATATCCCAATGTTGATATAGCTGTATCCCTTCCCAGAATGCGTCCTCACGCCGGATCTTTTCAGCCCGCTTCTATAGCCACTGACCGTGACATGGTTCAGAACATGCTTGCACTCCGCCTTTTTCTGCCGCGTGTAGGTATCACTGTTTCCACGAGGGAAAGTCCTGAATTCCGTGAACAGATTCTACCGCTCGGCGTTACTAAGATGTCAGCCGGAGTTTCGACTGAAGTTGGCGGACACAGTCAGAAAGGTGAAAAAGTCGGACAGTTCGATATCTCCGACGGACGCAGTGCCGCAGAATTATGCGCGGATCTCAAAAAACACGGTTACCAGCCTGTTTTCAAAGACTGGCAGTGTCTGGACGAGCATTACGGAGAACCGATTTGA
- the thiF gene encoding sulfur carrier protein ThiS adenylyltransferase ThiF has product MNLTEQGIAAYLGEERLKYIQTVTIGIAGAGGLGSNCAMHLVRSGFKRFVLVDFDQIEKSNLNRQSYTLKQLDQYKVTALSENMLAVNPDLDLDVLATKVTLENMQPLFERCDAVVEAFDDPKIKRNFVESFLPTEKLVIAASGIGGTGNADAIITRKVRDNFYIIGDMVTECCAKQPPFSPKVAIAAAKQADVILSYYLDKFETEGGAK; this is encoded by the coding sequence TTGAACCTGACGGAACAAGGCATAGCCGCCTATCTGGGCGAAGAACGGTTAAAATATATCCAGACCGTTACCATCGGTATTGCCGGAGCAGGCGGTCTTGGTTCCAACTGTGCCATGCATCTGGTCCGTAGTGGATTCAAACGGTTTGTGCTGGTGGATTTTGATCAGATTGAAAAATCCAACCTCAACCGCCAGAGCTATACATTGAAACAGCTGGATCAATACAAAGTCACAGCTCTTTCCGAAAATATGCTCGCAGTGAACCCCGACCTAGACCTTGATGTGCTGGCAACGAAAGTTACTCTGGAGAATATGCAACCCCTTTTCGAACGCTGCGATGCGGTTGTCGAAGCGTTCGATGACCCAAAGATCAAAAGGAACTTTGTCGAATCATTCCTGCCTACCGAAAAATTAGTTATCGCAGCCTCGGGCATAGGCGGCACCGGCAATGCTGATGCCATCATCACCCGCAAGGTACGTGATAACTTTTACATAATCGGAGACATGGTAACCGAGTGTTGCGCCAAACAACCGCCCTTTTCACCGAAGGTCGCCATTGCCGCAGCCAAACAGGCTGACGTTATTCTCAGCTACTATCTTGATAAATTCGAGACAGAAGGAGGCGCAAAATGA